The following is a genomic window from Adhaeribacter radiodurans.
CGTCCGGAAGTAATTTTCGCGGCTATAATCGTAGGGCATCATTTCGGCCGGCCGGATTTGTTTAATGTTCCAGGTATGAAACAATTCGTGACAGCTTACTCCCAATAATTCTTTATACAAGTCCCGGCTCATCAGCAACTCGCCGGGGCCCAAAGTAATAGTGGTGGAGTTGCCATGCTCTACGCCATGGTAAAACCGGTACGGTAAAATCTCATTTAGAAAATGGTATTCGGTTACCGGAAAATCCTGAAATAAGGCGAGTTGCTCTTCCGTGAATCGTTGAAAATCTGGGAGTATCCGGTTCCATCCTGGCCGGCAATTGCCCTGAAACCATATGTGAAATGGAATGTCATGTACCTGGTACGACTGGTGTTGCAGGCTAGGGCTGGCGATTAGGGGACAATCTACCAATTCGTCGTAATTAGCGGCTTCTAAAGTTGTTTTATCTACTTGTTTTAAACCACAGGCCACTTGCCAATCATTCGGTATGCTTAAATGGAGTTGGCAAGGTTGTTCTTCCCGGGCTATTACGCTCATCAGGCAATTTATTGGATTTACGTAAAGTTGTGTTTCGTCGAGCCAGGAACCACCTGCATCGAGTTGGTGCGCGTAAAAATTGTATTGTACTTCTATCTCGGTTAGATTAACCGGATAGATACGCCAGCAGTCTTTGGTTATTTTACGATAGTTTACTGGTTGCTGCAGGTTATCCATTACTTTAAACTGCTGAATTTTTTGCGCAAAGTTTTGCAGTTCGTACCGGCCCGGACGCCAGGCCGGTAGTTGCAGTGCTATTTCGGTAGTATTCTGGAGAGGAATAACCATTCGGATTTGCAGGAAAAATGTAAGCGGATTAGAAAAGGAAATATAATAGTGAATCATAGGAAAACTACTTGCAGCATTCGAAATACGTAAATTCTAAATAAATAACTAAATTCGGTGTAGTTCCGCGTTTGCAATTCTCCTGATTTCGGACTTTAATAAAAGTAAATAATTGTGGGCAATGTTTGTAATTTACGAAAAGCTTCCTAATTTTGCAGGCCAAATAAAAAGCTTTGTTTTAAGATGAAAAGAACATTCCAACCT
Proteins encoded in this region:
- a CDS encoding M61 family metallopeptidase gives rise to the protein MIHYYISFSNPLTFFLQIRMVIPLQNTTEIALQLPAWRPGRYELQNFAQKIQQFKVMDNLQQPVNYRKITKDCWRIYPVNLTEIEVQYNFYAHQLDAGGSWLDETQLYVNPINCLMSVIAREEQPCQLHLSIPNDWQVACGLKQVDKTTLEAANYDELVDCPLIASPSLQHQSYQVHDIPFHIWFQGNCRPGWNRILPDFQRFTEEQLALFQDFPVTEYHFLNEILPYRFYHGVEHGNSTTITLGPGELLMSRDLYKELLGVSCHELFHTWNIKQIRPAEMMPYDYSRENYFRTGYVAEGVTTYYGDYLLARCCIFSAEQYFAELNEVLRKHFDDFGQYHLSVADSSFELWLDGYKPGIPDRKVSIYHKGCIAALLLDLEIRRITSNQKSLDDVMRRLWQEFGKPKMGYTEQDYQRLTEEVAGQSLQNYFDEIIYGTVPVHEPLNEALNYVGCFLWKESNAGVNEAQFGFKTTLNNSSLLVSYIEPNSPAAQVLSTEDELIAVNGRRIEGNLAVLLQNEPAYEVTLFRNKFLRTVTLTADGQQHLAKYTIQKLPIATPEQQHNFKLWLKQEF